A single Geoanaerobacter pelophilus DNA region contains:
- a CDS encoding transglycosylase domain-containing protein, giving the protein MKKFAFWCLGALLVYFTYIGVSLALLPPVSDLKNRKANITIQVKDWQGEYHPLVVGPKNRNWAPSGSIPAEMKWAVILAEDSNFYKHEGVDVKAIKNAIKHDLEKKALARGASTITQQTAKNLYLSREKTVTRKLKEVYLALRMEQELTKGRIVELYLNVVELGPMVYGIGHGSRYYFGKPPSAMTPRECAFLAAMLPGPRVAYNPYKNLDKVLKRSDMILGLLRKKGVLSEDEYRQALAELPNVGRLQRKVDENIQKPVILENMSSARKSEPVPAESGGIGGDPAKPDTVAPAANQGTPEKSEAKE; this is encoded by the coding sequence TTGAAAAAGTTTGCTTTCTGGTGCCTCGGAGCACTGCTCGTTTATTTTACCTATATCGGGGTCTCACTGGCATTGCTGCCGCCGGTCTCAGACCTCAAAAACCGCAAGGCCAATATTACCATCCAGGTCAAGGATTGGCAGGGTGAGTATCACCCGCTGGTCGTCGGTCCGAAAAACCGCAATTGGGCTCCGTCCGGAAGCATCCCGGCAGAAATGAAGTGGGCGGTTATTCTGGCGGAAGACTCCAATTTTTACAAGCATGAAGGGGTTGACGTAAAGGCGATCAAGAATGCCATCAAGCACGATCTTGAAAAAAAAGCCCTTGCCCGTGGTGCTTCGACCATAACGCAGCAGACAGCCAAGAACCTTTATCTGTCACGAGAGAAAACCGTAACGAGAAAACTGAAAGAGGTGTACCTTGCGTTGCGCATGGAGCAGGAGCTGACCAAGGGGCGGATCGTCGAGCTGTACCTGAACGTCGTGGAGCTTGGGCCTATGGTTTACGGCATTGGCCATGGTTCCAGGTATTATTTCGGCAAGCCACCGTCGGCCATGACCCCGAGAGAGTGTGCTTTTCTGGCGGCAATGCTTCCCGGGCCGAGGGTTGCATACAACCCTTACAAGAATCTCGACAAAGTGTTGAAACGCTCTGATATGATTCTTGGGTTGCTTCGAAAAAAAGGAGTACTATCAGAGGATGAGTACCGGCAGGCCTTGGCTGAACTCCCCAATGTCGGTCGGTTGCAACGTAAGGTGGATGAAAATATTCAGAAGCCTGTGATACTTGAGAATATGAGTAGTGCCCGCAAGTCTGAGCCTGTGCCCGCTGAATCCGGGGGAATTGGGGGCGATCCTGCGAAACCGGACACTGTTGCACCCGCGGCAAATCAAGGCACTCCAGAAAAAAGTGAAGCTAAGGAGTGA
- a CDS encoding response regulator, whose product MITHSFDADDQIIAQGKTILLVEDNSNDALMTQRALKKSNVLNKVVWLKDGAEALEYIFEKCLGNGEPFPQVILLDIHMPRVNGIEVLQKIRSDERTCWLPVVIFTSSTEERDLIDSYRLGVNSYISKPIDFNHFAPVVSTIGCYWLLINHGPPRATGK is encoded by the coding sequence ATGATTACGCATTCATTCGACGCGGATGATCAGATTATTGCCCAAGGCAAGACGATTCTGCTGGTCGAGGACAACAGCAATGACGCGCTGATGACGCAACGTGCGCTGAAAAAATCAAATGTCTTGAACAAAGTCGTCTGGCTGAAGGATGGCGCTGAGGCCTTAGAATACATTTTTGAAAAATGCCTCGGCAACGGAGAGCCTTTTCCTCAGGTTATTCTCCTGGACATCCATATGCCCCGAGTCAATGGCATAGAAGTCCTGCAGAAGATTCGCTCGGATGAACGGACCTGCTGGCTGCCGGTAGTCATTTTTACCTCGTCGACAGAAGAGCGGGACCTGATCGACAGTTACCGGTTGGGGGTCAACAGCTACATCAGCAAGCCGATCGACTTCAATCACTTTGCGCCGGTTGTCTCGACCATTGGTTGTTACTGGTTGTTGATCAATCACGGCCCACCTCGTGCCACTGGTAAGTAG
- a CDS encoding methyl-accepting chemotaxis protein gives MKTRLIYKILAIIGLTLCVGFAAMGLSALWLQFDSTMKLQIANSKTLAGVIIRDIDEFLLKGDTKEVDRYVEQVKEKKFAEDLLLYNKDGKAKGASAARFQKIAEETLRSGKESESRETIDGKRLLNLVIPLKNEERCKGCHPGDPANLGVLVLSTSLDKGYQSAIKLSGVLTVAGAIAFVSMLTGLYFFFRRTIVRDIIGYSENVRELAQGEGDLTCEVRVRSEDEVGHLAQDINQLTSKLREIIGGLYIEAGKVAVKVCQLSQTTAKSVGSAATQKDESMTVAVAAEEMAATLNGVAANTHQAANLAGEVNQAALEGMSSVEESWRCMEGIKASVEHTLESVKRLADSSATIGEIVSLIEEIADQTNLLALNAAIEAARAGEHGRGFAVVADEVKNLSSKTAASTKEIARIIAVIQEEGKAASVSMESEQVQVIEGVATAEKAKEALERISRLTGECTDMIGQIATATEEQSATTNEITHKIQRISTVAQEVNDLMTVNDDSLHELAGVVEKIYATVGRFRVGNYHDAMKGYACELRDRVESTLQKCLSEGKISTEALFSRQYREVPNSSPKKFTTQFDSLFDQLISSIQEDVLGKNSDMVFAICVDDNGYCPCHNLKFSKPLTGDPAIDMANNRTKRIFADKTGLKAAKNTDTFLLQTYMRDTGEIMNDLSTPIRIAGRHWGGIRIGYKVTDI, from the coding sequence ATGAAAACCAGGCTTATCTATAAAATACTAGCGATCATAGGTTTGACTCTTTGTGTCGGGTTTGCTGCAATGGGGTTAAGTGCTTTGTGGCTGCAGTTTGATTCAACAATGAAACTGCAGATCGCCAATAGCAAGACCTTGGCTGGGGTTATTATCAGAGATATCGATGAATTCCTGCTGAAGGGCGATACCAAAGAGGTTGATCGCTATGTGGAGCAGGTCAAGGAGAAAAAATTTGCCGAAGATCTTCTGCTGTACAACAAGGATGGCAAAGCAAAGGGCGCAAGCGCCGCGCGGTTCCAGAAAATTGCCGAGGAGACCCTGCGATCGGGCAAGGAGAGCGAATCACGCGAAACTATTGACGGCAAGCGATTGCTGAACCTTGTGATCCCGTTGAAAAACGAAGAGCGCTGCAAGGGATGCCATCCCGGAGACCCGGCGAACCTGGGTGTTCTCGTCCTGTCTACTTCGTTGGATAAGGGGTATCAAAGTGCAATTAAGCTATCCGGTGTGCTGACCGTTGCCGGCGCGATTGCCTTTGTGTCGATGTTAACGGGCCTCTATTTCTTTTTCCGCCGGACCATTGTCAGGGATATCATCGGCTACTCGGAAAATGTCAGGGAACTGGCCCAGGGGGAGGGCGATCTTACCTGCGAGGTAAGGGTGAGGAGCGAAGATGAAGTCGGTCACCTGGCTCAGGATATTAATCAGCTGACCTCCAAGCTGCGAGAGATCATCGGGGGGCTATACATTGAGGCTGGCAAGGTAGCTGTAAAGGTCTGCCAGTTGTCGCAGACTACTGCCAAGTCGGTGGGTTCCGCCGCTACCCAGAAAGATGAGTCGATGACGGTTGCAGTGGCAGCCGAAGAGATGGCAGCCACCCTGAATGGCGTTGCCGCAAATACCCATCAGGCTGCCAATCTGGCCGGAGAGGTCAATCAGGCCGCCTTGGAGGGGATGTCGTCGGTAGAGGAAAGCTGGCGCTGTATGGAAGGGATAAAGGCCAGCGTGGAACACACCTTGGAAAGCGTAAAAAGATTGGCAGACTCCTCGGCAACCATCGGCGAGATCGTAAGCCTGATCGAGGAGATCGCTGACCAGACCAATCTGCTGGCCCTTAATGCCGCAATCGAAGCGGCCAGGGCTGGAGAGCACGGGCGTGGTTTTGCCGTTGTTGCTGATGAGGTAAAGAACCTTTCGTCAAAGACTGCTGCGTCCACCAAAGAAATTGCCCGGATCATTGCCGTAATTCAGGAGGAAGGGAAGGCGGCGTCTGTTTCCATGGAATCGGAGCAGGTTCAGGTTATTGAGGGAGTTGCGACGGCAGAGAAGGCTAAAGAAGCGCTGGAACGGATTTCTCGGCTTACTGGCGAATGCACGGACATGATTGGCCAGATTGCCACTGCTACCGAAGAACAGAGCGCCACGACCAACGAGATTACCCACAAAATCCAGCGGATCTCCACGGTGGCACAGGAGGTCAATGACCTGATGACGGTCAATGACGACAGCCTTCATGAATTGGCGGGTGTTGTCGAGAAGATCTATGCGACAGTAGGGCGCTTCAGGGTGGGTAACTACCATGATGCCATGAAAGGATATGCCTGCGAACTTCGCGATCGGGTGGAGTCAACCTTGCAGAAATGTCTGTCAGAAGGGAAGATCAGTACCGAGGCGTTGTTTTCCAGGCAGTACCGGGAGGTTCCCAATAGCTCTCCGAAGAAATTCACAACACAATTTGACAGCCTGTTTGACCAGTTGATATCGTCAATTCAGGAAGATGTGTTGGGCAAGAATTCCGACATGGTGTTCGCGATCTGCGTTGATGACAACGGTTACTGTCCTTGTCACAATCTGAAATTCTCCAAACCTCTTACCGGCGACCCGGCGATTGATATGGCCAACAACCGGACCAAGCGCATCTTTGCTGACAAGACCGGCCTGAAGGCTGCGAAAAATACCGACACCTTTCTTCTTCAGACATATATGCGTGATACCGGTGAAATCATGAATGACTTGTCCACGCCGATCAGGATTGCCGGCAGACATTGGGGTGGGATAAGGATTGGCTACAAGGTAACGGATATCTGA
- a CDS encoding ABC transporter substrate-binding protein — translation MAQISRFAFIFLFILMVVGFPLEARAEKRIGVLLFSEEARYHEALKGIKDQLAKAGYKEPKVTFVMGNAGGSKAKAADMVKNYATGNISMMITLGTNATIAVAKEIKDVPIVFSMVYDPLEARVAKGWESSGTNVTGSSPKIPISELVGRLKEIRPVKRVAALYTPGEKNSESQLKELQSQQQKHGIKVIPVIIAKKEDVAQILPEVITSVDALYLSGSSVIGATIPPIVEIAAKAEVISFTHLEDLVKEGVLLGLCSDPYQLGVLAGKKAVAVMQGAKPSAIPIEAIAKPGVIINKKTVAASKVHIPKAFMQKVAKTY, via the coding sequence ATGGCGCAGATAAGCAGGTTCGCCTTTATCTTTTTATTTATCTTGATGGTGGTTGGTTTTCCGCTCGAAGCGCGGGCAGAGAAAAGGATCGGGGTCTTGCTGTTTAGTGAAGAGGCCCGCTATCATGAGGCGCTTAAGGGCATTAAGGACCAGTTGGCCAAGGCAGGGTACAAGGAGCCTAAGGTAACGTTTGTCATGGGCAACGCCGGAGGCAGCAAGGCCAAGGCGGCCGACATGGTGAAGAATTATGCAACGGGCAACATCTCGATGATGATTACCCTTGGTACCAATGCGACGATTGCCGTTGCTAAAGAGATCAAGGACGTCCCGATTGTGTTCAGCATGGTTTATGATCCGCTAGAGGCCCGCGTTGCCAAGGGATGGGAGAGTTCCGGAACCAACGTGACTGGCAGCAGTCCTAAAATCCCGATCAGCGAGCTTGTCGGCAGGTTAAAGGAGATCCGGCCGGTTAAAAGGGTGGCAGCACTATATACCCCTGGAGAGAAAAATTCCGAATCACAGCTGAAAGAGCTGCAAAGCCAGCAGCAGAAACATGGGATTAAGGTCATTCCCGTGATCATTGCCAAAAAAGAAGATGTGGCCCAGATTCTGCCGGAGGTTATTACTTCCGTGGATGCCTTGTATCTTTCCGGGAGTAGTGTGATTGGGGCAACAATACCGCCGATAGTCGAGATCGCCGCAAAGGCCGAGGTTATTTCTTTCACCCATTTAGAAGATTTGGTGAAAGAGGGGGTGCTGTTGGGCTTGTGTTCGGATCCCTACCAACTGGGGGTTCTGGCCGGGAAAAAAGCCGTTGCCGTTATGCAAGGGGCTAAGCCGTCAGCCATCCCGATAGAGGCCATTGCCAAGCCGGGAGTAATCATCAACAAAAAAACCGTTGCTGCTTCCAAGGTACATATCCCGAAAGCATTTATGCAAAAGGTAGCAAAAACATATTAA
- a CDS encoding ATP-binding protein, with the protein MTALNKKFSAETIRHKFFSTIALVLTIGTMVLCATIAIHESIAQNDLLIKKGKGLAQYVAKISQDPLIMKDDIQLDSIVNEAKYDDDILYTIIVDGQGEITTSQFSSINYNSSIITKIKSEFRGLNELPEIIKYINDYRSTIEISSPIVTGNETIGKVVVCVSKQNIVKNILSTMTFIVALNILIALVLAAILFMVSQRIIFAPISELADASRRLAKGDLATRLTITTVGEMQELVATFNQMAEDIQKTTVSKNYVNNIIKSMTEALLILSPTYVVQDVNDASYRLLGYEYGTLAGIEAGAFFEEELLAPITSGTQGRIGAETVCTRKDGTTLPIFLSASAMLNEAGTIEGIVCNALDISKMKQVYQELEDTNKTLKQEVAQRKQAQEEAAWLNDDLERQKIALEAANRELESFCYSVSHDLRAPLRHINGFTTILSEDYRDGLDDMGKDCLDRICAASKNMGTLIDDLLRFSRVSRAELQVVAVDLSKAAQQIARMFTESEPNCPTRIEIEEGLTATGDSSLLDMVLQNLIGNAWKYSARNPNAVISVGRCTIDNEQVFFVRDNGVGFDMKYQDKLFQVFERLHGEDFEGTGIGLATVHRIIERHGGRIWADGVVGKGATFFFTLGGSN; encoded by the coding sequence TTGACGGCACTTAACAAGAAATTTTCTGCTGAAACCATCAGGCACAAGTTTTTTTCGACTATTGCCTTGGTACTGACTATCGGCACGATGGTCTTGTGCGCAACCATAGCAATACATGAAAGTATCGCGCAAAATGATCTTTTGATAAAGAAAGGTAAGGGCCTCGCGCAATATGTAGCGAAAATCAGTCAAGATCCACTGATAATGAAAGATGATATTCAGCTTGATTCAATAGTAAACGAAGCTAAATACGATGATGATATTCTGTATACCATCATCGTTGATGGTCAGGGTGAAATTACCACATCGCAATTCTCAAGTATCAACTATAATTCTTCGATAATAACCAAGATTAAATCAGAATTCAGAGGTTTGAATGAATTACCGGAGATAATAAAGTACATTAATGACTATAGGTCCACGATAGAAATAAGTTCACCTATTGTAACCGGTAATGAAACTATTGGTAAGGTTGTCGTCTGCGTATCTAAGCAAAATATTGTCAAAAATATCCTAAGCACCATGACGTTTATCGTCGCTTTGAATATCTTGATTGCACTGGTGCTCGCTGCAATTCTCTTTATGGTCTCACAAAGGATTATCTTCGCTCCAATCTCAGAGTTGGCCGATGCTTCGCGCCGGCTTGCCAAGGGCGATCTTGCCACCAGGTTGACGATAACCACTGTAGGCGAGATGCAGGAACTGGTCGCAACTTTCAATCAGATGGCCGAAGATATCCAAAAAACAACGGTTTCCAAAAATTATGTCAATAACATCATCAAGAGCATGACTGAGGCCTTGCTGATCCTCTCTCCGACTTACGTGGTCCAGGATGTGAATGATGCTTCCTACCGACTGCTGGGGTATGAATATGGTACCTTGGCTGGTATCGAGGCTGGGGCGTTTTTCGAAGAGGAATTGCTTGCACCGATAACGTCGGGAACGCAAGGGAGAATCGGTGCCGAAACGGTGTGCACTCGGAAAGACGGTACGACGTTACCTATTTTCCTGTCAGCATCGGCGATGCTCAATGAAGCGGGAACGATTGAGGGGATTGTCTGTAATGCCCTCGACATCTCAAAGATGAAGCAGGTCTACCAGGAACTGGAGGATACCAATAAGACTCTGAAACAGGAGGTGGCGCAACGGAAGCAGGCACAAGAGGAAGCGGCCTGGCTCAACGACGATCTGGAGCGTCAAAAAATAGCGCTGGAAGCTGCCAACCGCGAACTTGAATCATTCTGCTATTCTGTGTCTCATGACCTCAGAGCCCCGCTACGCCATATCAACGGGTTTACGACAATCCTCAGTGAAGATTATCGCGATGGTCTTGATGATATGGGCAAAGACTGCCTGGATAGGATATGCGCGGCCAGCAAGAACATGGGAACGCTCATCGATGATCTCCTGAGGTTTTCGCGGGTTTCGCGGGCTGAGTTGCAGGTTGTGGCTGTTGATCTGAGCAAGGCGGCACAGCAGATTGCCCGCATGTTTACCGAGTCGGAGCCAAACTGCCCGACTCGTATCGAAATTGAAGAAGGTCTTACTGCCACGGGGGATAGTTCCTTGTTGGATATGGTATTACAGAATCTGATCGGCAATGCCTGGAAGTATTCAGCACGGAACCCTAATGCTGTAATCTCTGTGGGAAGGTGTACAATAGACAATGAGCAGGTTTTTTTCGTCAGGGACAATGGGGTTGGTTTCGATATGAAATACCAGGATAAACTGTTTCAAGTATTTGAGCGACTGCATGGTGAGGATTTTGAAGGCACCGGTATAGGCTTGGCCACGGTGCACCGTATCATTGAGCGGCATGGCGGTAGGATTTGGGCCGATGGTGTTGTCGGCAAAGGGGCAACATTCTTTTTCACTCTTGGCGGTTCCAACTAG
- a CDS encoding type IV pilus twitching motility protein PilT, whose translation MARIDALFKMMKEQGASDLHLSTGNPPIFRLHGEIERLNFKPLTHDELKAILFEILTEKQKEHFAEKKDLDFAYAVEGLARFRGNYMMQHRGIGAVFRIIPSKILSADDLKLPDGVRKMTNFKKGLVLVTGPTGSGKSTTLAAMIDLINATRKEHILTLEDPLEFIHENKESLVNQRQIGEHTESFTSALRAALREDPDIILVGEMRDLETISLAMSAAETGHLVFGTLHTNTAAKTIDRIIDVFPTDQQEQVRAMLSESLKGVVCQQLLRTSDGKGRVAALEIMLGTPAIANLIREGKTFQIPSIIQTAKRDGMQLMDQHLLDLLKTKQIGAEEAYRCSIDKKQFEQYLPAQPAQ comes from the coding sequence ATGGCACGAATAGATGCGCTTTTCAAAATGATGAAAGAACAGGGTGCGTCGGATCTGCATCTTTCAACCGGGAATCCGCCGATTTTCCGTCTGCATGGTGAGATCGAGCGGCTCAATTTCAAACCGCTGACTCATGATGAGCTAAAGGCGATCCTGTTTGAAATCCTCACCGAAAAACAGAAGGAACACTTTGCCGAAAAAAAGGATCTGGACTTTGCCTATGCCGTAGAAGGGCTGGCGCGGTTCCGTGGCAACTATATGATGCAGCATCGCGGGATTGGCGCTGTTTTCAGGATCATCCCCAGCAAGATCCTTTCTGCCGATGACCTCAAGCTGCCGGACGGCGTACGTAAAATGACCAATTTTAAAAAAGGTCTGGTATTGGTTACCGGTCCTACCGGCTCCGGAAAATCAACCACGCTGGCGGCAATGATCGACCTGATAAATGCCACGCGCAAGGAGCATATCCTCACCCTTGAAGACCCTCTGGAATTTATTCACGAGAACAAAGAATCTTTGGTTAATCAGCGTCAGATCGGGGAACACACGGAAAGCTTTACCTCGGCCCTGCGTGCTGCCCTGCGCGAAGATCCGGATATCATTCTTGTTGGTGAGATGAGGGACCTTGAGACGATCAGCCTTGCCATGTCAGCTGCCGAAACCGGTCACTTGGTGTTTGGTACTCTGCATACCAATACGGCAGCCAAGACCATCGACCGGATTATCGACGTCTTTCCCACAGACCAACAGGAGCAAGTCAGGGCAATGCTTTCTGAGTCACTGAAAGGGGTCGTCTGCCAGCAGCTTCTCAGGACCTCAGACGGCAAGGGCCGGGTAGCTGCACTTGAGATCATGCTCGGTACGCCGGCTATTGCCAATCTTATTCGCGAAGGCAAGACCTTTCAGATACCCTCCATCATCCAGACTGCCAAACGCGACGGTATGCAGTTGATGGATCAGCATCTTCTTGATCTTTTAAAGACCAAGCAGATCGGCGCTGAAGAGGCCTATCGCTGTTCAATCGACAAAAAGCAGTTCGAGCAGTACCTGCCGGCACAACCGGCTCAATAG
- a CDS encoding ATPase, T2SS/T4P/T4SS family: MEGVIREGSLGDILHKSNIITEDDIKAALHEQQALSCKFGEALVRLGIVAQEDIDWALSNQLDIPYVRLKKNMIDPAAVELVPAALSRQYNIIPLIRAGEELNVAMADPLNRAAIEAIEQATGCTVQVSVGLIREIREMQDYFFGPPAEPASFGFTSAAFSPRILEIVNGDAGGAKFLDYLLAYFMQNRLSVLSLQPLGDSVAVLARRGGVSRNIGQLAITHYQEFLLNLRKWCQFGGPSDVNSRGAYLFNFRSQRYLFQVLMLKGLGGDLVTFKLNISSSFPVTLADLKLSEEKESRLRKLTTGGGLVVVVHREAEERCQLMDLLMAETDTTGKSVILIGDGLGNGPVRFPRIPCHGGSYGECHGLVLAALEHDPDVLVIEDASEPESFIAASKAAMRGKLVLAGLDFKDMGSTLRHLLHFWHKHYVIPTYIRGIVSCKRVALLCPNCRQQLQLSEDESAALGTHLPPGSYFRAVGCPECDLTGCRGSRYLLDLIPFDKEVIEVFESAADGREILAFLSSRGYRGSGDDGAELLQSGHISPEEYVTSILL; the protein is encoded by the coding sequence ATGGAAGGCGTGATCAGGGAAGGCTCGCTCGGCGATATCCTTCATAAATCCAACATCATCACGGAAGATGACATAAAGGCGGCTCTTCATGAGCAGCAGGCATTGTCCTGCAAATTTGGCGAAGCGCTTGTCAGGCTCGGCATTGTGGCCCAGGAAGATATCGACTGGGCGCTGTCCAACCAGCTGGACATCCCTTACGTAAGGCTGAAAAAGAACATGATCGATCCGGCAGCGGTCGAGCTTGTCCCTGCGGCGCTGTCGCGGCAGTACAATATTATTCCGCTGATCCGGGCGGGTGAGGAGCTGAACGTGGCCATGGCTGACCCGCTGAATCGGGCCGCGATCGAAGCGATAGAGCAGGCAACCGGCTGCACGGTACAGGTGTCGGTCGGCTTGATCAGAGAGATTCGCGAGATGCAGGACTATTTCTTCGGTCCACCTGCCGAGCCCGCCTCGTTTGGCTTCACTTCTGCCGCCTTCTCACCAAGGATTCTTGAGATCGTCAATGGCGATGCCGGAGGGGCAAAATTCCTCGATTACCTGCTTGCTTATTTCATGCAGAACCGGCTATCCGTTCTGTCGTTACAGCCTCTTGGCGATTCAGTGGCAGTGCTCGCCCGGCGCGGCGGGGTTAGCAGGAATATCGGCCAGCTTGCGATAACCCACTATCAAGAATTTCTGCTAAATCTTCGCAAATGGTGCCAGTTTGGCGGACCGTCGGATGTCAACAGCCGGGGGGCCTATCTCTTTAATTTCCGGAGCCAGCGCTACCTCTTCCAGGTCTTGATGCTCAAAGGGCTCGGTGGGGACCTGGTAACGTTCAAGCTCAACATCAGCAGTTCCTTTCCTGTAACGCTTGCCGATCTGAAGTTGAGTGAAGAGAAGGAGAGCCGGCTGAGAAAGCTTACCACCGGTGGCGGGCTGGTAGTGGTTGTTCATCGTGAGGCTGAGGAACGGTGTCAGTTGATGGACCTGCTTATGGCTGAGACCGACACCACGGGAAAGAGTGTCATTCTTATCGGCGACGGTCTTGGCAATGGGCCGGTCAGGTTCCCGAGAATCCCTTGTCACGGCGGTTCTTATGGTGAGTGCCACGGACTCGTTCTTGCTGCGCTGGAGCATGATCCCGATGTTCTGGTGATCGAGGATGCCAGCGAACCTGAATCCTTCATTGCTGCCAGCAAAGCGGCAATGCGCGGCAAGCTGGTGCTGGCCGGCCTTGACTTCAAGGATATGGGGTCAACTCTGAGGCACCTGCTTCATTTCTGGCATAAACATTATGTGATCCCGACTTATATTCGCGGCATCGTTTCCTGCAAGCGGGTGGCGCTTCTCTGCCCCAATTGCCGTCAACAGCTACAGCTCAGTGAGGATGAATCCGCTGCGTTAGGTACTCACCTTCCGCCGGGAAGCTACTTCAGAGCGGTCGGCTGTCCCGAATGCGACCTTACCGGGTGCCGGGGGAGCCGTTACCTGCTTGACCTGATTCCTTTTGACAAAGAAGTCATTGAGGTCTTTGAGTCTGCAGCAGACGGCCGAGAGATTCTGGCGTTTCTCTCCTCCAGGGGGTATCGCGGGAGCGGTGATGACGGGGCGGAGCTGTTGCAGTCCGGTCATATTTCGCCGGAAGAATATGTTACATCAATCCTTTTGTAG
- a CDS encoding patatin-like phospholipase family protein: MSERHHADLRIMPPVDLSQPVTLLLLGGGIRFPALVGALRAVEAKGIKVSKVIGSSAGSIIGAMYAAGMTPDDLHREVMDLDPARFKDVSIRRIFSGFGLCTGDSLEAWVEEKLAGRRFCDDFRFPVKMIATDILNYKPLIFSAESHPELKVSAAARFSTGVPWVFTCKHFEHQGKKHVLVDGLLMAGAVEESYGRSSERILILKVVSKRTLKHQIEEKLTLSRYFREMLNFSLHAMEKEFIKGGRWKDTILLYCSDIEPARFSLTAAEKEYLLAQGYEQTMKFLEYKWGI, translated from the coding sequence ATGTCAGAACGGCATCATGCCGATCTCAGAATCATGCCCCCTGTGGACCTGAGCCAGCCTGTAACACTGCTTCTCCTGGGAGGGGGGATTCGTTTCCCTGCCCTGGTCGGCGCGTTACGTGCTGTTGAGGCGAAGGGAATCAAGGTTTCCAAAGTGATAGGCTCCTCCGCGGGTAGTATTATCGGCGCCATGTACGCCGCCGGGATGACCCCGGATGACCTGCATCGGGAGGTTATGGACCTTGATCCTGCACGATTCAAAGATGTCAGCATTCGGCGGATCTTTTCCGGGTTCGGCCTCTGCACCGGCGACTCCCTTGAGGCTTGGGTAGAGGAAAAGCTTGCTGGTCGGAGATTCTGTGATGATTTTCGCTTTCCGGTAAAGATGATTGCCACTGATATCCTTAACTACAAGCCACTCATTTTCTCTGCTGAGAGCCACCCGGAGCTTAAGGTTTCGGCAGCGGCCCGCTTTTCAACCGGTGTTCCGTGGGTCTTTACCTGCAAACACTTTGAGCACCAGGGTAAAAAGCATGTCTTGGTGGACGGGTTGCTGATGGCCGGCGCCGTCGAGGAGTCTTACGGTAGGAGCAGTGAACGGATACTGATCCTCAAGGTTGTTTCCAAAAGAACTCTCAAGCACCAGATAGAGGAAAAGCTGACCCTGTCCCGGTATTTCCGGGAGATGTTGAATTTCTCGCTGCATGCCATGGAAAAGGAGTTTATCAAGGGAGGGCGGTGGAAAGACACGATATTGCTGTATTGTTCAGACATCGAGCCGGCCCGGTTTTCCCTGACAGCTGCGGAAAAAGAATATCTGCTGGCCCAGGGGTATGAACAGACCATGAAGTTTCTGGAATACAAATGGGGTATATGA